A region from the Paludicola sp. MB14-C6 genome encodes:
- a CDS encoding CPBP family intramembrane glutamic endopeptidase, whose protein sequence is MAKSIRNYLVATFLFSWILWDTLAVGSYFKISFLTYGTPLAMVLFVLGGISPAICEIILQKKNNTEQEFKSFMKNIMTLKHSPTLYIYAIGGALFIFAIPFLFGQITMKQPLYIGFLMIFPMIIGGGIEEIGWRGLLQPQLEKKLSHFLSTIIVAAIWAVWHIPLWFIPGTNQSNLSFIWFVINAFTLSFFIGSVCFISKSIFLSILAHASVNGFWEVFPPSQDITLSVIILIVVAVTTVLLDYTVAKHKTKFI, encoded by the coding sequence ATGGCAAAATCAATACGAAATTATTTAGTAGCAACTTTCCTTTTTTCTTGGATATTATGGGACACTTTAGCAGTTGGATCATATTTTAAAATTTCCTTTTTGACATATGGTACTCCTTTGGCGATGGTGCTTTTTGTACTAGGAGGAATTTCTCCCGCTATATGTGAAATCATTCTGCAAAAGAAGAATAATACAGAACAAGAATTTAAAAGTTTTATGAAGAATATTATGACATTGAAACATTCACCAACTTTATACATATATGCAATTGGTGGAGCACTCTTTATTTTTGCAATCCCGTTTTTATTTGGTCAAATTACAATGAAACAACCATTATATATTGGATTTCTTATGATATTTCCTATGATTATAGGTGGTGGTATTGAAGAAATTGGATGGAGAGGATTATTGCAACCACAATTAGAAAAGAAATTATCACATTTCCTTTCTACAATTATTGTTGCAGCAATATGGGCTGTATGGCATATCCCGTTATGGTTCATTCCTGGAACAAATCAAAGTAATTTAAGTTTCATTTGGTTTGTCATAAATGCATTCACATTGTCCTTTTTTATTGGTTCTGTGTGCTTTATTTCAAAAAGTATTTTTTTATCTATTTTAGCACATGCATCAGTAAATGGGTTTTGGGAGGTTTTTCCCCCGTCTCAAGATATTACACTGTCTGTTATCATACTAATTGTTGTTGCAGTGACAACAGTTCTATTAGATTATACTGTTGCAAAACACAAAACAAAATTCATATAG
- the spoVM gene encoding stage V sporulation protein SpoVM has product MKIVVIKSPKFLSGFLRLIFKMKKDDE; this is encoded by the coding sequence ATGAAAATAGTTGTAATTAAAAGCCCAAAATTTCTTTCCGGTTTTTTAAGATTGATTTTCAAAATGAAAAAAGATGATGAATAA
- the recJ gene encoding single-stranded-DNA-specific exonuclease RecJ, translating into MIKYWRIPKENSELSNILSQECQISEFAASILVNRGHTTFQAAQQFLVSDELTSPYDIKDMQKAVERIRDAIDNYEKIAIYGDYDCDGVTSTAMLYTYLSSIGADVIYYIPERDGEGYGLNKKAIELLANQDVTLIITVDNGISAIDEANFAASLNIDMVITDHHQPQDILPKAIAVVNPHRKDCKSSFKELCGAGVVFKLIAALEDGDYQTALEYFSDIVAIGTIGDIVPLVEENRALVKYGLQMLTLTENIGIRALMEVAGVNPETVTAQNIAFGLVPRINAAGRMGSASLAVKLLLCEDPQEAKEIATQLDQFNKQRQNDEQQILCDIEQMIQKDPDVLKKRVLMFYGPNWSHGIIGIVCSRILERFGKPVLLMTSEEGKLKGSARSLGEFHLFKALSANAEYLLQYGGHKLAAGFSLDIKDYADFQAGMEAYAKTQHDIMPQYTYNIDKVLTPNDITVENIQSLNALEPFGATNEQPLFLISNAKIESISPLSGDKHQRFGLKMNGISHTALLFGVSSDKLNYKVGDSVDLLVNVDINEYNQKVSVTLKIKDLRPTNFPQDKFFAAKAYYEKISKQEQVPVKILAIAKPSRDDIALLYKVLKSNNGYRQDVDTLYVSLMKYQINYCKMRIILDILNEMNLIYLSPLLDSIEMIQVNGKVDLNQSSLLQRLNS; encoded by the coding sequence ATGATTAAATACTGGAGAATTCCTAAAGAAAATAGCGAACTATCAAACATCCTTTCACAAGAATGTCAGATTAGTGAATTTGCAGCATCCATTTTGGTGAATCGTGGACATACCACATTCCAAGCGGCACAGCAGTTTTTAGTATCCGATGAGTTAACCTCACCTTATGATATCAAAGATATGCAAAAGGCAGTTGAACGCATTCGTGATGCAATTGATAACTATGAGAAGATAGCCATTTATGGAGACTATGATTGTGATGGAGTTACCTCCACTGCAATGTTATATACTTATTTAAGCTCAATTGGTGCAGACGTTATTTATTATATACCTGAGCGTGATGGCGAAGGATACGGCTTGAATAAAAAAGCAATTGAATTGTTAGCAAATCAAGATGTAACCTTGATCATTACTGTGGATAACGGTATTTCTGCAATTGACGAAGCAAATTTTGCTGCTTCTTTGAATATAGATATGGTGATTACCGACCATCATCAGCCCCAAGATATACTCCCAAAAGCAATTGCTGTTGTAAATCCGCATAGGAAAGATTGCAAATCTTCTTTTAAAGAATTATGTGGTGCAGGGGTAGTATTTAAGTTAATTGCTGCATTGGAAGACGGAGATTATCAAACCGCATTAGAATATTTTTCTGATATCGTTGCGATTGGAACAATTGGCGATATTGTTCCATTAGTAGAAGAAAACCGAGCTTTAGTAAAATACGGGCTACAAATGTTAACTTTGACCGAAAATATTGGTATTCGTGCACTTATGGAGGTAGCAGGAGTAAATCCCGAAACTGTTACAGCACAAAATATAGCTTTTGGTTTAGTTCCAAGAATTAACGCAGCAGGACGAATGGGAAGTGCATCTTTAGCGGTAAAGCTGCTACTTTGTGAAGATCCTCAAGAGGCAAAAGAAATTGCAACCCAACTGGATCAATTTAATAAACAACGTCAGAATGATGAACAACAAATATTATGCGATATTGAACAGATGATTCAAAAAGACCCGGATGTATTGAAAAAACGTGTACTTATGTTTTATGGACCAAATTGGAGCCATGGCATTATCGGAATTGTATGTTCTCGAATATTAGAACGTTTTGGTAAGCCTGTTTTATTGATGACAAGTGAAGAAGGCAAACTAAAGGGCTCAGCAAGAAGTCTTGGCGAGTTTCATTTATTCAAAGCACTTTCTGCAAATGCAGAATATTTGTTACAATACGGCGGGCATAAGTTAGCTGCGGGATTTAGTTTAGATATCAAAGATTATGCTGATTTTCAAGCGGGAATGGAAGCGTATGCGAAAACGCAACATGATATCATGCCTCAATATACATATAATATCGATAAAGTTTTAACTCCAAACGATATTACGGTGGAAAACATTCAAAGCTTGAATGCACTTGAACCGTTTGGTGCAACGAACGAACAACCGCTTTTTTTAATCAGTAATGCAAAAATTGAAAGTATATCACCGCTTTCTGGCGATAAACACCAACGTTTTGGATTAAAAATGAATGGAATTTCCCATACTGCATTATTATTTGGTGTTTCTAGCGATAAGCTTAATTACAAAGTTGGCGATTCCGTTGATTTACTGGTGAATGTAGATATTAACGAATATAATCAAAAGGTATCTGTAACACTAAAGATAAAAGATTTAAGGCCGACTAATTTCCCACAAGACAAGTTTTTTGCTGCAAAGGCATATTACGAAAAAATAAGCAAGCAAGAGCAAGTGCCTGTAAAAATTCTTGCAATTGCTAAACCAAGTCGAGATGATATTGCTTTATTGTATAAGGTGTTAAAAAGTAATAATGGGTATCGTCAGGATGTGGATACTTTATATGTTTCCTTAATGAAATATCAAATAAATTATTGTAAAATGCGTATTATATTAGATATATTAAACGAAATGAATTTAATCTATCTTTCTCCGTTATTGGATTCTATTGAGATGATACAAGTAAACGGAAAGGTCGATTTAAATCAATCATCTTTATTACAAAGACTCAACTCGTAA
- a CDS encoding TetR/AcrR family transcriptional regulator, with protein sequence MPKVTEKYKLGKKIMLIDCAIEVVKRKPLYEMSMLDVINEAKISKGGIYLYFNDIDQLIIETINKIADDYESFQDYPHAELIDNDIPKTILNAFVNLGSFIESSPGLLAKIQFELMVYISNNPEKQQIILPNLKLKSFGQQFMDDISNFINIGIEDGAIRDGIDLALLMQNISMFIDGVVNRTVFSKVYHGDLLEYHLEDIFEQFAKMIVQYILK encoded by the coding sequence ATGCCTAAAGTTACAGAAAAGTATAAATTGGGGAAAAAAATAATGCTGATTGATTGTGCAATTGAAGTAGTAAAGAGAAAACCTTTGTATGAAATGTCAATGTTAGATGTAATTAACGAAGCGAAAATTAGTAAGGGCGGAATATATTTATATTTTAATGATATAGATCAACTGATTATTGAAACCATTAACAAAATTGCTGATGATTATGAATCGTTTCAAGACTACCCTCATGCAGAGTTAATAGATAATGATATACCCAAAACAATATTGAATGCTTTTGTGAATTTAGGAAGTTTTATAGAAAGTAGTCCTGGATTACTTGCAAAAATTCAATTTGAGTTGATGGTGTATATATCTAATAACCCTGAAAAGCAACAAATTATTTTGCCAAATTTAAAACTCAAAAGTTTTGGACAGCAATTCATGGATGATATAAGTAATTTCATTAACATTGGAATAGAAGATGGAGCTATCAGAGATGGCATAGATCTTGCGTTGCTGATGCAGAATATTTCTATGTTTATCGATGGAGTAGTAAATAGAACTGTATTTTCTAAAGTGTATCATGGAGATCTGTTGGAATATCATCTAGAAGATATTTTTGAACAATTTGCAAAGATGATTGTACAATATATTTTAAAATGA